gacaaaaaagtCAATTTAAATTGTGCAATGTTGCTGTATATGAATAGGTGATAGTCAATCACTATTTAAAGTGCATATGCTGCCCGTATTCAACAAGATTTTGTAGTGGCTATTCCACAACTGTAGCTAATACCTCCGGGTATAGCTATTTTGTTCCAATGGTCTGGTCAGTGTTAAATGCTCTCCATAATCAACCAGAGAAAATGCAGAGAAAATAAAATGTCAATTATTTAACAATCGCTGCACCTTGTAGTAGTACTCACGCTTGATGGTATAGTCCGATCTGTAGCGTGGCTGTAAGAAGGCTTACCTCACGTATGATATAAGGAGGTACCTTGCTAGTATGTCTTGACTCTATGGTCCGCTTTCGCTGTTAACCGCAGTTGTCCAGAGCCGACCGTGGTTCCCAGGTCTCACTCTGATTGAATCAAGGGCAGAATCTGGATGCGTCTGCACTGGGCGTTTCTCACTGCTCCATGTGGTTGGTTTAATTACTCCAGCTGATTTCTGCTATCCATGTGTTACCAGACTATGGCCAGTAGATCTGGTATTAGTTTGGTGGAAGCGCTTTTTCTAGATATCAATCATCGTATTGAAAATCTAGTTCTGCCGGTTTTCCACCAAACTAATACCAGATCTACTGGCCATAGTCTGGTAACACATGGATAGCAGAAATCAGCTGGAGTAATTAAACCAACCACATGGAGCAGTGAGAAACGCCCAGTGCAGACGCATCCAGATTCTGCCCTTGATTCAATCAGAGTGAGACCTGGGAACCACGGTCGGCTCTGGACAACTGCGGTTAACAGCGAAAGCGGACCATAGAGTCAAGACATACTAGCAAGGTACCTCCTTATATCATACGTGAGGTAAGCCTTCTTACAGCCACGCTACAGATCGGACTATACCATCAAGCGTGAGTACTACTACAAGGTGCAGCGATTGTTAAATAATTGACATTTTATTTTCTCTGCATTTTCTCTGGTTGATTATGGAGAGCATTTAACACTGACCAGACCATTGGAACAAAATAGCTATACCCGGAGGTATTAGCTACAGTTGTGGAATAGCCACTACAAAATCTTGTTGAATACGGGCAGCATATGCACTTTAAATAGTGATTGACTATCACCTATTCATATACAGCAACATTGCACAATTTAAATTGacttttttgtctcttttttcaCGAAAAAGTGATCACCAGTatcttataatttttatttatttctattataCCCCCTTTTCCTGGTTTTATTTGTATTATATTGCACTTGGATTATTGCATTATATTGCACTTCACGTTTATATATTTCTTTGTGTAACACATCACTTGGGGATTATTTGCAGGTGCCTATTGAATACCCGCCCGACTCATTCAACCATTGTAACCGGAGATtgttctggtggcagcttattaCTAGTTTTATCTACCCCATCTATAGCGGCTATTAGAATTAATATAAGATTGTTCATATTTTGTTTGTAGGCCTATTTTAGATATTGGATTcattgtattttatgatattgcTATTATTTGTTTTACTCTGATTAAATATTATGAACAAATTACTCGGTGGTTctggatattagagtgcccatctacTATTGTTATAATATTTTGGTGCTTTGAGTGCGACATCAGATAGGTGCACCTGACCATCTCAAACCAGGAGGCAGAGCCGTCCTTTATCTTgactttaaagaagaactccaccaaaaattttattctctgacctgttagaaaggtacatgatgtgatctgtggtgaatgtaatcttctctgatctccaactgacacaggacaggaagtcagttacttctctattgattcctatgagactgacattgaggctcccataggaatgcatagagaaactgacttcctgtccacacacaaGATGCTGTGTCATTTAGATAAGTCTGATTGCTGATCACATGGCACAGCTGAGaaacagaagggaggttataactcacaaatacagccactggtaagaggattacattcactacagattaacCAATGtgtatattcttattttttttagaatGGAGGTGGGATAAAAAAACACCAACTGGAGAGTACCTCAGCATCCTGACTGCTTTTCTAGACAAGAAAGATAGTTATTACTCCATACATCAGATTGGTGAGAGACCTGTGTGGGTGAGACAATGCATTTTACTGTTAGCAGTATGACTGTGTATGAAAAGATTCCCTTCTATCTTTAAAGTGTCAAAATCCATATATGATTTCTATTTCATTCATTGGGAGGATTCTTTACACAGCTCAATCTAAAATAAGAGCTATCTGGTTCAATGTAATTACTCATTACAGGAGGCAAACCACTTTCATAAATTATGGCAGCTAGAACTATACGGTGACAGCGCTGTCCTAGCTTTTCTTATAGTTGCTGTAGCCacatttttaaagaggacctttcatcagtttagtcCTAGTTTaattatggtcttaccttctagagcggcccccactgatgccatggcacttttttttttccaaagatcCCCCCCTTCCCATTCGTCCGCTGTTGGCCACATTGATTTCGGCcccttatattataatgagccgacttggttatactaggcggagactcgcAGTTTCGCTGGGGGctgttctcttctccctggctgtgagcgcatccaattaGAGCGCactgctcttagccagggaggagctcattctccctggctaagagcggtgcgctctgattggatgcgctcacagccagggagaagagaacagCCCCCAGCGAAACTGCGAGTCTCCGCCTAGAGTCGGCTCATTATAATATAAAGCGCCAAAATCAACGGGTCCAACAGTGGACCAACGAAGGggtctttggaaaaaaaaaaaaagtgccaggcaTCAGTGGGTGCCGCCCTATAAtgtaagaccataattagactaggactaaactgatgaaaggtcctctttaatatcgcCAGTCACTTGGCCATACACACAGACTAAACCAGCTCGAATGTAGATATTGATCTGGATGATGGTTTTGTTCTCTGTGATAGCAGTGCACCTGACACTGGGATGGTTAGTAGTGCAGACATGTCATACCTTAGCATGAGACGTTAAAGGGAATCGATCCGGTCCGAAAGGCACCCAAACTAAAGTAAGTGGTGAATAGTGTCAATGACGCCGAGTccggttatgtaatttttatcttcatactctcaTGCATTTTGACGCTGTACTCCCACAAattagcagtaaaatgcattgagaggactcggcGTCACTTACACCATAGACTGCTTGCGCTAGTTTGGGGGGTGTTTTAGCGCCAACAGATTCCCTGGCGGCATACCTTTTACAGCCTCCTCTTCACAGATTCAGGCGCTGTTTTTCTTCTTCTAGAAACGTCCTTTATTCTGTGCCATTTGTATCAATGCCCAATGCTAGCGAATTACCAGGTGGGTGGTCTCTACTTCTCAGTGTCAGCAACTGAAGTGACTTTCCATCGAGACTGGGAGATGGAGACCGCCAACCTGACATTTCACTAGTATTGGGTGCTGAAACTAATGATGGCACTAACTATGGGCAAATGAAGGTTAAGaatgaaagagaaaaaaatatataacacagAGGCGGAACCAGTGAAGTGGCGGCTGTAAAGTACACTGCCAGTTTCAGTGCTGTTTGGACAAGACAGGTACTCTTTTTAAAAATTGCTTTCACATTTTAATGTGCACTGAATAGCCCGTTTTGTGGCAGATTTCCTTTAAATTATGGGGCTACATTTTGTAAAATGAACCTAATAAGTGCATCATAGCACAATGGGTAATAAAGGTAAGAAAATGGTTAAGTAGtagcttaaaggctatggacagctTGGCCCTTTGGGGGAAAATGTTTTTATCATTGCattctacttattttgggctacaaatcaattttttcatttggtctttattaaaaactttCAGCCATTTTCTCTGTAGGGATGTCAGTCTCTGTGTATTTGCAGAGTGTCAAGCTTTCTGTCTACAGTGAGTCCCGTCAGATAGAAGCCCTGATGGCTCATGTATAGGCCTTATCTCTGGACttgtgacagctcataaacactcattgtaGCTCATTTATTATCaacctgataagaatatggcttaaatgagtgttttcGAGCTGTTAGTTCAGCGATAAGGGTTATATTCCTctacacttaaagggaatgtgtcaccaaaatttttatctgaccgttaaaaccagatagtaacacacatgcttttttctaatgtttttattttctgattgcagactttTTAATTCAGTTTCTTCCatgttgcctgagctgttcttaacagcatttagaaagcattaagaacattgctttacagcagccccatgggccatagacacaatggacaggaggggacctcattgacttctatgggagagttttataGACCTGCTGTGcaaaggtcattgtacaaggaaggaatagaGAAGCTTTGACAATtacttattgtgaatggtggatccggtCTTATCTATAcagagaggtgatatcattacaggcaggattaaaatgacagataagcagataactgcagtaaagtgatctgtacagaccaagaagtggcgcatattattaggcttagtggccaatgtgaaaactgcaggattttatggtttttgtttaaatatagatattcctATGgaaaacatcatcaaaaattatttaaaatatattaaacctaaaaatgtgatttaaacaatcggTCATTTTCTaaggacacattccctttaagaacagTAACacttaaggccccttttacacgagcgagttttccgcgtgggtgcaatgtgtgatgtgaacgcatagcacccgcactgaatccggagccaatccgccacgctcgtgtgaaagaggccttaaagcatATACTCTGCAGATAGGCTGAAGTGTAACCCCTTGAAGAccagttggaaaaaaaaaaaccaaaactatttttagcccaaaatgagtaaaatgaaataataaaaaaatgccccaaaggtgttcatagcctttaaagccTCTTGTAGTAAATAGTTCCAGGTTAATTTTAGGTTAaaaggtttctaccacttcgttttcacataattagctttcagacactagcgatccgctagtgtctgctctgccaaacaatcctaatataatagcttttggggcagccgtttcgctaaaaaaagaacttactgatatgctaatgagcctctaggtgctatgggggcgtcattagcacctagaggcttcgtctaccttcacaaaatgccgccgcccagcgcgtccctccagcccgcccatctcctccggaatgcgatcctccctgtgagcgtatgtattcggcgcatgcgcagtgaatgtctgaccgcttccctgctcagacatctccactgcgcctgcgccgatgacgtcatagtgctcagaggaacaggcgcagtggagatgtctgcagaaagcggtcagacattcactgcgcgagaattcgtccgctggctcacagggaggatcgcattccggaggagatgggcgggctggagggacgggctggagggatgcgctgggcggcggcagtttgtgaaggtagacggagcctctaggtgctaatgacgcccccatagcacctagaggctcattagcatatcaatataagttcttttttttagcgaaacggctgccccaaaagctattatattaggattgtttggtagagcagacactagcggattgctagtgtctgaaagctaattatgtgaaaacgaagtggtagaaacccttttaaGGGTCCATTAGACCTTAAAAATCTTGATAATTGCATTTCTGATGTAAAAGTTTTTGTACATGTATTATCTTGAAATTCAATATATTGTGAAGTGATCCTTGTATTGTACATTTTAGGTAGTCTTGACTAATGATAGTAGAAAATATAAAGATTTGTTTTTTAGTTAAAATACTCACAGGATTCTTGCACTGAAAATAAGGCTTGTATGAAGAATTGTATGAGTCAGTCACATAAATGAGCGCTACTTCAGCTGTATGGTGAACATGGCCTAGATGGACAGTTCTACATAATAATGGCCCCAGTAGAAGCAAGTTTTCAGGTAGATGACCTGTAACTCTTATACCTGTATTATAATAGGGAAATATACACTTCAAGGGATATGCAAAGCGGTAGCTCCATCTCCCAAGAACGAGAACCATCTCAccagcgccacctattggaagtgacTCCCTAagtcccttgtcaaatcccaaggcttgttcgAAAATCGAATCTTGAGTCATAGGGAGACACTTCCAGTAGGTGGTGATGGTTCTcgttcttgggagatacctctttgcatattcattCCCATGGAgccttgccaataagtctccgtaccatggagtacttccagtaagtctctataccggactggtctctttaaggagattcagcaccctgcctaaagctacattcacatctgtgttttcctTTCCGTTCTGTCACatgattcagttttgtccccattcattgtcaatggggacgaacTGAAGGAAACGAAGTGCCccggaatgcattccgttctgcttcgttgcgttcccatgacgcacacaaaagcgttgcaagcagcgtttttaagGGGCGTCCATCTTGGGATACTGAtcaaggcggatccgtcatgaaacacaatgtaagtcaatggtgccggatcagttttcttaTACACAGTGCCTGATCCATCTTGGTCATTTTAGaggtaatacaactggatccgttcagaagAGACGCAGCCATTTTTATTAtcctaacagaagcgtttttgctgatccatgacggatccaataaaacgcagatgtgaaagtagccgtaaATACTTCAAGTGAAAGTAGTTCGCTGGCAGTTCTCTGTACAGCGAGCCTCTTTCCTGTACTGCGCATGCCGTAGATACTGTAGTGCATGGCGCAGCGCGAGACgaagtcagggccaggcatgatgatgtttacactgcctggccctagcaatcaaagtgcagagggcaaagCAGTTGCAGAgatagcagagcctctaggtgtaatggcaacgcccctgtagctcctagaggctcatttgcatatattaaaacttcatttttctcagcaatgcagacacatatgtacatgggaccaacacagatgccttcagctgccaagtgcacatcaacaggtcagccagtgtcatagggacaaatctgcggaCAGATGTGAAAGTGAAAATGACTGTGATAGAACTGAATTCTAAGTACAGTTCTCATCTACACTGTTGTTTTAGCAGCAGGTGAATGCAGAAAACAGGTCTTTGTGTTGAATTGGTGGATATAATATGTAGGTGTGTGACTGGCATGACTTGCTGTACAGGTATGTATGATGTAAGACTGAAATATAGACTGCCATACCGATCTCTTACAGTAATGATCTTACCTGGCTATGCACAGTATTTCACCATCTTTGTGGTAATGATTCGCTCTCTATTACAGCCCAGATGGGAGTCGGTGAAGGGAAATACATTGGCCAGTGGTACGGTCCAAACACTGTAGCACAAGTGCTGAGGTATTTTAGAGCGCGATTATAATTTACCCCCAGACATGAAACGGCATACCTCATACATACAGTCTTCTTCTTTCTCTCCCTGCAGGAAGCTAGCTGATTTTGATCAGTGGAGCTCGATGGCGGTTCACATAGCGATGGATAATACTGTTGTGACAGATGAGATAGGTGAGTAAGGAATCGACATCAAAGTAAAAATCAACACCAAAAGACGTGTGTGCATAGACTCTACATATCTGTAATGGTGGCGTGTTCTGACTTCTGGTAGTGGCATTCCCTATTAATATCCCTGTATATCATTTTAGTATCTTCTTCCCGTTAATTCAAaactgtgttttgttttttttaccttccgctAGAGTCTAGACCAAGAGTGCTCAGGTTTAGTAAAGGTCCACTTCCCTGGTTCTTGCAGTCAGCTGAATGTCCAAGCTGAACACCAGCAATAAAAATGTTGTCTTGTtgaggtttcataaaatttgtagaaCAGATGTAACATTATTTGTTAATGGAAAAACAAACCAGACCCTCAAACTCATTCAGTCCCAGGACCAGGCCACCTCTGAGTGTATTTAGACCCTGGACCAGGCCACCTCTGAGTGTATTTAGACCCTGGACCAGGCCACCTCTGAGTGTATTTAGACCCTGGACCAGGCCACCTCTGAGCGTATTTAGACCCTGGACCAGGCCACCTCTGAGCGTATTTAGACCCCTGACCAGGCCACATCTGAGCTCATTTAGACCCAGGACCAGACCACCCCTGAGCTCATTCGGACACTGGACCACACCACCCCTAAGCTCCTGTAGACCCTAAAATTATTCAGACCACCATACCAGACTGCTGCCAGGCCAATTTCATTTCCTGCCGCTGCTGTACGCTCTACCTGGAGTGAATCTATGACTGCAGATTGTGGAGCAGTGTGAACCTTTACAATACAGATATGTTTGGCATGGCGACAAGCAGCCCACAAATCTTGGCCAGAATATGGTATTGCATGAGTTCTTTACCCACCCCTCTGCAAAGTTTCTTTGAGATGTGACTGGAGGTAGGGGGTATAACTAATAATAGCCTTAAGGATAAATGTGGAAATTTTTATAGTTTTCAGTTGCTAGAATAAAGGGGTCTGCTCTGCTATTCTGAATGCcttgccattaaagtgaaggTTTATCTTTGGGGGACAAGCTTAAATGAAGTCACTGCCACGCTTTATCCTTATGGAGCAGTAAAATGGAAAGTGTGAACATTGCCTAGACCCTAAGAAGTTATATAAGGCTTTCCCTCATCATTATAATTCAAACTATTCGAGCATAAAGTGAGACATTTCCTTTTCACAGAGAGATTGTGTAGATTGGGAAGCTGTGACTCTGGGCCGCTGTGTAATGGTCACACTGGAGCCTCTGATTCACACCGCCAGTGGAAGCCTCTAGTATTACTCATACCCCTTCGGCTGGGCCTAAGTGAGATCAATGAAGCATACATCGAAACCCTGAAGGTATTCTTTTGttaatatttatttaatttaaaaaaatctgttactAGTTTTGACTTTGCTAAGGCTAGATtcgctcatttttttttttggggggggggggcaggggaatTAACTCTGAAGACTGTAACATTACTGGCAGTGACTACTTGCATCTTCATGGTAGCTGCATGTGATGAACTGTggtatttcattgtctttttcagcACTGCTTCATGCTGCCACAGTCTTTAGGAGTTATTGGTGGTCGGCCAAACAGTGCTCATTACTTCATAGGCTATGTCGGTAAGTGGAGCTGCAGTATCCAGAACAGAGCTGCACTTGTTAAACTTTATCATGTATGCATTTACTTGTTACTATAATGGCAAAGGGAAGTTTTAAGGAAAGTATACGGGCACTCCCCCAAATTATGGTCCAGACAGGAGCTTATCACCCTTAGGGATCATAACCATGGGCGTATTTGGGATCCATGTCAGTGCATTTCAGTGGGACCATCTGTGATGGAAAAGTTCATGTAttaaaaaacaatacaaacaatgccATATGTCGAACCCAGATCAAACCGTAGAAGCGGTGAAAGACTTTATGTAACAGAGCCTTAACTAAGTATGGGTAATGTAGTTTGCAAAACTGTTATGTGCCCCAAATTATGAGTCAAAATGCACAAAGCCAAGTGGTCCTTGTACATGGACTGATGTTACAGGCAATTATCTGGAACAAACAAaatcttcccaataattgcctggtcATATGAGGAGGCGGGAGCTGTATTTACATGGAAATCGCTGCAGTCGTTCTTCCCATTGCACAGTCTTCATTTCTGGGCAGCGGATACCTGTTTACAAAAGAGAACTGCCGCCTAAAGActacgttttttttttggtggcaccAAAAATCAATCACTTGATGAACacgtgtttgctcattcatcaggtgatcacGGCCACCTTTACACAAGgcgattatcaggaacaagcatttGTACATGTTTTCACTGTCACAGTACAGCTGGAGTAAATTGACTTGTATGCAATattgttcactgctgctgtcactCCATAGTTAAAATCAAAGCAGTGCTACAAAAAGTCTAGTTATAGCCCCCAGGCTTACCCTGAATGTGGTAGCCTTTCCTGCAGTATCCCATCAGTAAACTCTACTTGCTGTTGGATTGCCACTTGACAAAGTCCTATAGTTAACTGTGAGGCTGTCTTGCACATGAGGCAGGAGGACCCGCCTGATTACCGCTAATTGCCAGGCCGCACCTGCACATGCTATTTGAATGCCAGACAACCCTATATGTGCATGTAATTGGTTAGAGTAccttcacacagcagattttgacgcatgtgaaggcacccttatgcGAGGTGTTATATGAACAgtgaatgatgatttttttttatataggttggGTATATCTATGTCTAGGCAGTTTTGCTCAGCATTGCTTCACTAACATGATTCATTATTATATTGTAATGTCTCAATCAGGAGATGAACTCATTTATCTAGATCCCCACACTACACAGCCAACTGTGGAGCCCAGTGATGGAGGGTATATAGTAGATGACAGCTTCCACTGCCAGCATCCTCCATGCCGGATGCACGTAACAGAGATTGACCCCTCTATTGCTGTGGTAAGTGTGGTTTTAAAGAACTGTAAAAGTCAAAGTATTGTGCTGTTAGTTGTAGCAACCAGTTCATACTGATAAATCAAGAGGCTGCCATGCACAGCAAATATCCGTTACCAAACTCTAATACAAATGGGCTACAATCTATACTTTTActttgtttgtttcttttttgTTGACTGTAAAGGCTCTATACGCCTTCAAGGTTCAGCCAAATGTCTATTGTGTATGGGGAGCTTCTGACCCTTCCATGACAGATGAAACCCAACtttgcagaaaaggctgcaaactACAAAACCCTGCTGCCATTACACTACCATCTGAGCAGCATCTACCCTCCCCTTAGGATCAACGGGGATTGATTGGCAGTCGTGTCGGGAGTCAGATCCCCAccattctgatattgataacctacagTGCCTTCCAAAAATATGCACCCctaatctttccctcaactctgaccagtttcccagtcccggctgctgaaaacatccccatgatgctgccaccaccatgtttcactgtggggatggtgttctttgggtgatgtgatgtgttgggtttgcgccagacatagcgttttctttgatggccgaaaagttcaattttagtcagaccagagcaccttcctccatacattttgtgagtctcccacatgccttttcgcaaactcacaacgtgacatgcatatgccatccgttttgttttttttgcggatccattgtaacaatgcctaaaacggacaagaataggacatgttctattttttttgcggggctacggaacggacatactgatgcggacagcaaatcgtgtgctgtctgcattttttgcggacccattgaaatgaatgggtctgtatcctatcctcaaaaaaaaaatggaacggaaacaaacaaagttcgtgtgcatgaggccttattgtcatcctatgtacagatactccagtctctgctgtggaactctgcagctcctccagggttaccttaggtctctgtgctgcctctctgattaatgccctccttgcccggtccatgagttttggtgggtggccgtctcttggcaggtttgctgttgtgccatgttttttccatttggttatgatagatttgatggtgctcctggggatcatcaaagatttagatattttttttataacctaaccctgacttgtacttctcaacaacattgtcccttacttgtttggagatttcctcggtcttcatggcagtgtttggttagtgatgcctcttgcttaagtgtttcagcctctggggccttttaaaaaaaaaaaagtgtgtatatgtaatgacagatcatgtgacacttagattgcacacaggtggacatcatttcactaattatgtgacttctgaaggtaattcgttgcaccagagctttttatggggtgaatacatatgcacatgccaatatttttctcatttcacttcaccaacttagactattgtgttctgatccatcacatacaattcagattaacaaaacattgaatttaaggctgtaatgtaacaaaacacaaaaaaaagtcaaggggggtgaatccctgtagcagggatcagcaaccttcagcgctccagctgctgtgaaactacaactcccagcatgcacacttactctgctattcttgtaactcccatagaagtgaaaggagaattctgggagttgtagtttcagaacagatggagtgccagaggttgctgatccctgacctatagtaaagataggtcattagtatttaaaggagtttttcCAGTAGGCCCCACAAACCCACCTTAACTACTTATATCTTGCCTGTGGAAGAAAGTTGCATGGATCGACTGCTCTGGAACCCAGTCACCTGACATTCCACCTCCTCCCAGGCTGGGGAAAGTGCTGTTGGAGGAGTCCAGAACTATTCTTTTCCCTGGCACATGTGCACGAGATGGATTCAGGAATGTGCGCACGTGCCAGTAATAGTTCTGGTGCTGGAACTACATAGCTCCATCCAGTGTGTAGTGGGGGTTACTGCAGTACtgcacccattgaagtgaatggagcctcGTTATAGAACAGAAGAAGCTGAGCTGATtgatatttcttttttattttttttattttgtaaaacgtgtattttatacatttatatctttgatTTTTACATCTCCTTTGAACagctattggtacagggaggaggtgttttcagtgattgatggcattgtGTGTATAAGTGAGCATAAAATATAGCTGTCACTCACcgataacacctccctcctgtaccaatagCTGTTAGAAAAAGCAAATAT
The sequence above is a segment of the Bufo bufo chromosome 4, aBufBuf1.1, whole genome shotgun sequence genome. Coding sequences within it:
- the ATG4B gene encoding cysteine protease ATG4B isoform X2 encodes the protein MMDAATLTYDTLRFADTPDFPETSEPVWILGKKYSALTEKEDLLNDVTSRLWFTYRRNFPAIGGTGPTSDTGWGCMLRCGQMIFSQALICRHIGREWRWDKKTPTGEYLSILTAFLDKKDSYYSIHQIAQMGVGEGKYIGQWYGPNTVAQVLRKLADFDQWSSMAVHIAMDNTVVTDEIERLCRLGSCDSGPLCNGHTGASDSHRQWKPLVLLIPLRLGLSEINEAYIETLKHCFMLPQSLGVIGGRPNSAHYFIGYVGDELIYLDPHTTQPTVEPSDGGYIVDDSFHCQHPPCRMHVTEIDPSIAVGFFCSSEEDFDDWCKRIRKISLTAGSLPMFEVVDQLPPHLSNPDVLNLTPDRLDRFFDSEDEEFEILTF
- the ATG4B gene encoding cysteine protease ATG4B isoform X1, whose product is MMDAATLTYDTLRFADTPDFPETSEPVWILGKKYSALTEKEDLLNDVTSRLWFTYRRNFPAIGGTGPTSDTGWGCMLRCGQMIFSQALICRHIGREWRWDKKTPTGEYLSILTAFLDKKDSYYSIHQIAQMGVGEGKYIGQWYGPNTVAQVLRKLADFDQWSSMAVHIAMDNTVVTDEIERLCRLGSCDSGPLCNGHTGASDSHRQWKPLVLLIPLRLGLSEINEAYIETLKHCFMLPQSLGVIGGRPNSAHYFIGYVGDELIYLDPHTTQPTVEPSDGGYIVDDSFHCQHPPCRMHVTEIDPSIAVGFFCSSEEDFDDWCKRIRKISLTAGSLPMFEVVDQLPPHLSNPDVLNLTPDSSDADRLDRFFDSEDEEFEILTF